In one Brevibacterium sp. CBA3109 genomic region, the following are encoded:
- a CDS encoding DUF3145 domain-containing protein produces the protein MTQGVLFVHSAPRALCPHIEWAAGGAIGAQARFDWTPQPAAPGLVRAEVCWRAPAGSGARIASALRGWDSLRYEVTEEPSVGVDGGRWSHTPDLGIYHAVTDSAGNILVPEDRIRSVMERASGDPIKLSTEMALALGEAWDEELDAFRHAGEGAPVRWLTKVG, from the coding sequence ATGACACAGGGCGTACTATTCGTCCACTCAGCACCTCGCGCGCTATGCCCGCACATCGAATGGGCAGCGGGCGGGGCAATCGGCGCACAAGCACGCTTCGACTGGACACCCCAGCCGGCAGCGCCAGGTCTTGTGCGTGCCGAAGTCTGCTGGCGTGCGCCAGCAGGTTCTGGTGCTCGCATCGCATCTGCTCTGCGCGGATGGGACTCATTGCGCTATGAAGTGACCGAGGAGCCATCCGTCGGAGTCGACGGTGGGCGGTGGAGCCACACTCCAGATCTTGGCATCTATCACGCAGTCACGGACTCTGCCGGCAACATTCTGGTTCCCGAAGATCGCATCCGCTCCGTCATGGAACGTGCCTCCGGTGATCCGATCAAACTCTCCACGGAGATGGCTCTGGCCCTGGGCGAAGCCTGGGACGAGGAGCTCGACGCCTTTCGCCACGCAGGCGAGGGCGCTCCAGTGCGCTGGCTGACCAAGGTCGGCTGA